A genomic stretch from Telopea speciosissima isolate NSW1024214 ecotype Mountain lineage chromosome 7, Tspe_v1, whole genome shotgun sequence includes:
- the LOC122666844 gene encoding pentatricopeptide repeat-containing protein At2g33680-like, with translation MPTRQYRRMSGCLDFCGKAKDKFELSVLPFASMARCRGSISLQEPRSIRSSTLRTSERHALHSLAVAEKFGNKILENDVVSWTSMISMKAQQGFIDLALSYFSWMRRLGIEPNETTFSTTIGVCCQLRRIDSGMSLHCLILKKGFLTQLFVASGLVTIYSKCGYVEEARQIFDKMLYKDAVAWNSMIAAYAQNFLNWEAICLFCFMLQSRNDGKLLVNNFTFASVFRACAGLGCNRMGKSMHGCAIKLGFSSDIFVGGSIIDMYSKCGNLDMSQCVFNQMGKRDLVAWNTMITAYSQNYNGEEAIALFYQLQSEGFLPNETTFSCVLKASATMSDIAIGRCFHAKTLKCGYSSDVFVGTALVDMYSKYFAMEDAEKVFGVMSRSVVSFNALITGYSLSGRYEEALRAYVGLCTENMRPDLFTFTGLFSSCSVLGALHEGAQVHAHSIKFGLDSHVTVGNSLMNFYAKCGLMDSALKAFEFITKPNSISWAGMISGFAQNGEGEKAFEYFCKMHRSSEEPDEFAISSILATLANWAAIEQGRHLHGYMIKTGLESTVLVGTALVDMYSKSGMAEDSFKVFSEMPEKNVVSWNSMIIGYAQNGFSDKALLLFQEMMDAGVIPTCVTFVGVLSACSHAGLIEEGRNYYNMMVYDYGILPSVEHCTCMVDLLGRAGYLNEAETFLHKSPFPQEPGMWRTLLAACGVHKNSDVGVRASQHCLWLEPQDSAAYVILSNIYASKQLWCEVTRIRDMMKDMGVEKEPGCSWIEVRNLVHVFVANDRSCFLDEVFETLKSLFMHSKVNGYDLDLG, from the coding sequence ATGCCAACGAGGCAGTACAGAAGAATGAGTGGGTGTCTAGATTTTTGTGGGAAAGCAAAGGATAAGTTTGAACTGAGTGTCCTTCCTTTTGCCTCAATGGCTCGATGCAGAGGCTCAATTTCTCTACAAGAACCAAGATCAATCCGTTCTTCCACATTAAGGACATCCGAGAGGCATGCCCTTCATTCGCTTGCAGTAGCTGAAAAATTTGGCAACAAAATCCTTGAGAATGATGTGGTATCTTGGACCTCGATGATATCGATGAAGGCACAACAGGGGTTCATCGACCTGGCATTATCTTACTTTTCATGGATGAGGAGACTTGGGATTGAGCCCAATGAGACAACATTTTCTACAACAATTGGAGTATGTTGCCAATTGAGGAGGATTGATAGTGGAATGAGCCTGCACTGTTTGATTTTGAAGAAAGGGTTCTTGACACAACTATTTGTTGCCAGTGGTTTGGTCACCATTTATTCTAAATGTGGTTATGTTGAAGAAGCACGCCAGATATTTGATAAGATGCTCTACAAGGATGCAGTTGCATGGAACTCTATGATTGCTGCATACGCGCAGAATTTCTTAAATTGGGAAGCCATTTGTTTGTTCTGCTTTATGCTACAAAGCAGAAATGATGGGAAACTGTTGGTTAATAATTTTACATTTGCCAGCGTTTTCAGGGCTTGTGCTGGTCTGGGATGCAATAGAATGGGCAAATCAATGCATGGCTGTGCAATTAAATTGGGGTTTAGTTCAGATATTTTTGTTGGCGGATCCATAATTGATATGTATTCAAAGTGTGGTAATTTAGATATGAGCCAGTGTGTCTTTAATCAGATGGGAAAACGAGATCTTGTAGCTTGGAACACTATGATTACTGCTTACTCTCAAAATTATAATGGAGAAGAGGCTATTGCATTATTTTATCAGCTGCAATCGGAAGGCTTTCTTCCTAATGAGACAACATTTTCTTGTGTTCTCAAAGCTTCAGCTACGATGTCAGACATTGCCATTGGCAGATGCTTCCATGCTAAAACACTGAAGTGTGGTTATTCATCAGATGTGTTTGTGGGGACTGCACTTGTTGATATGTATTCAAAATACTTTGCTATGGAAGATGCTGAGAAAGTATTTGGTGTCATGTCAAGGAGTGTTGTATCCTTTAATGCACTAATCACAGGTTACAGTCTGTCTGGGAGGTATGAGGAAGCCTTAAGAGCTTATGTGGGCTTGTGTACTGAAAACATGAGACCTGACTTGTTTACTTTCACAGGACTATTCTCCTCATGCTCTGTATTGGGTGCTTTGCATGAAGGAGCTCAAGTTCATGCTCACTCAATCAAGTTTGGTCTGGATTCACATGTCACTGTTGGGAACTCTCTAATGAACTTCTATGCTAAATGTGGCCTTATGGACAGTGCATTAAAGGCTTTCGAATTTATAACGAAACCAAATTCCATATCCTGGGCGGGAATGATCTCGGGCTTTGCACAAAATGGTGAGGGAGAGAAGGCGTTTGAGTATTTCTGCAAAATGCACAGGTCATCAGAAGAACCAGATGAATTTGCCATCTCAAGCATTCTTGCAACACTTGCCAACTGGGCTGCCATTGAACAAGGAAGGCACTTGCATGGCTACATGATAAAGACAGGGCTTGAGTCCACTGTGTTAGTAGGTACTGCACTGGTTGACATGTACTCTAAAAGTGGGATGGCTGAAGATTCATTTAAGGTGTTCTCTGAGATGCCTGAGAAGAATGTAGTCTCTTGGAATTCAATGATAATTGGATATGCTCAAAATGGGTTCAGTGACAAGGCTCTTCTTCTGTTCCAAGAAATGATGGATGCCGGTGTGATCCCAACATGCGTTACCTTTGTTGGGGTTCTCTCTGCTTGTAGTCATGCAGGTTTaattgaagagggaagaaaCTATTACAACATGATGGTTTATGACTATGGAATTCTGCCCTCAGTAGAACACTGCACGTGTATGGTCGACCTCCTTGGACGTGCAGGATATCTCAATGAGGCAGAAACATTTCTTCACAAATCTCCATTCCCACAAGAACCTGGGATGTGGAGGACCCTCCTTGCAGCTTGCGGAGTTCACAAAAACTCTGATGTTGGTGTTAGAGCTTCACAGCACTGCTTGTGGTTAGAGCCTCAAGATTCTGCCGCATATGTTATCTTATCTAATATTTATGCATCCAAACAGTTATGGTGTGAGGTCACTAGAATAAGGGATATGATGAAGGATATGGGCGTGGAGAAGGAGCCAGGATGCAGCTGGATCGAGGTCAGGAACCTAGTGCATGTATTTGTCGCAAATGACAGGTCATGCTTTCTGGATGAGGTTTTTGAGACACTAAAAAGTTTGTTCATGCACTCGAAAGTGAATGGTTATGATCTTGACCTTGGGTGA
- the LOC122670111 gene encoding nuclear pore complex protein NUP35: protein MGTTVQRTSKGGRQSVFFNDLASPVSAHRGKFMSPGQAAAVSALWRENFGGADPPPPPIFTLEDRADFSPESGIVDYPMSPETKSEMRTPVRDSRRDSLSPLKSKSEASTSYAAMGAQQIQQTPASSSWWSPGKSASDHDDKGKGSPVEGVVQPGALILLPPPREVARPELQRNNLPASDLDEEEWVTVYGFSPGDTNLVLREFEKCGVILRHVPGPREANWMHILYENRSDALKALNKNGMQINGVLIVGVKTLDPIQRQALNERSNNQGFMTLPAPANRNSELIPSRVSPRPYFVQNKGNSSTQRSVGTIAAPAKSVMSKVMDLMFGI, encoded by the exons ATGGGCACCACAGTGCAGAGAACCTCAAAAGGCGGAAGGCAATcggttttttttaatgatttagCATCACCAGTTTCCGCACATAGAGGGAAATTCATGAGCCCAGGTCAGGCAGCTGCAGTGTCTGCTCTATGGCGAGAGAATTTTGGGGGTGCCGATCCTCCACCGCCTCCTATTTTCACCTTGGAAGACCGTGCTGATTTCTCTCCGGAATCCGGGATTGTGGATTATCCGATGTCTCCAGAAACAAAGTCGGAGATGAGGACACCTGTTCGGGATTCTCGCCGggattctctttctcccttgaaAAGCAAGTCTGAGGCGAGCACTTCTTATGCTGCAATGGGGGCACAGCAAATACAACAAACCCCTGCAAGCTCGAGCTGGTGGTCCCCCGGAAAGAGTGCGAGTGATCATGATGATAAAGGGAAGGGTTCACCAGTTGAGGGTGTGGTTCAGCCCGGTGCATTAATTCTGTTACCCCCACCAAGGGAAGTTGCCAGACCGGAGTTGCAGAGGAATAACTTACCAGCCAGCGACCTTGACGAGGAGGAATGGGTTACAGTTTATGG ATTTTCCCCAGGTGATACCAATTTAGTGTTGCGGGAGTTTGAAAAATGTGGTGTGATATTGAGACATGTGCCGGGTCCAAGAGAGGCTAACTGGATGCATATTCTTTATgag AATCGTTCTGATGCTCTGAAGGCTCTCAACAAGAATGGGATGCAAATCAATGGAGTGCTGATTGTTGGCGTGAAGACCTTGGATCCAATCCAACGCCAGGCCCTGAATGAAAGGTCCAACAACCAGGGGTTCATGACTCTGCCCGCTCCAGCCAATAGAAACTCCGAGCTTATCCCGTCGAGAGTCTCTCCTCGCCCCTATTTTGTTCAGAATAAGGGTAATTCTAGTACCCAACGTTCAGTTGGTACCATTGCCGCTCCTGCCAAATCTGTCATGTCCAAAGTCATGGATTTGATGTTTGGCATCTGA